In Treponema denticola, one genomic interval encodes:
- a CDS encoding helix-turn-helix domain-containing protein, with the protein MNIYKKSLEEIEAFPELMQVKIDILPNCPPILSPKEAAFVCNVSEPTIQRMISGGLLPVNSDHEVLKKDLINYINTHSLADIPLM; encoded by the coding sequence ATGAATATTTACAAGAAATCATTAGAAGAAATCGAAGCCTTCCCGGAATTAATGCAGGTTAAAATCGACATTCTCCCAAACTGCCCGCCCATCCTAAGCCCAAAAGAAGCAGCCTTTGTTTGTAATGTTTCTGAACCTACAATCCAACGCATGATTTCAGGCGGACTTCTTCCGGTTAATTCCGACCATGAAGTCCTTAAAAAAGACCTTATAAACTACATCAACACCCACTCTTTGGCAGATATTCCTTTGATGTAA
- a CDS encoding AAA family ATPase produces the protein MALKEVLNFNNLSHGDAARITGLNRSTVSRIASKDYPNWKEKESEILSLLKEAGYNTENIEEEKMGISLDFEAVVMTPSVSAYKNLASRLADPEGSLSSSLGMVIGTAERGKTFTSKWFVSENSNAVYILYIDGSSITQLLRDICYEVANTRPHSMSKCITVLEQSCLYQRHLIIIDEADKCPVKHLETLRGINERCNLPFLFVGEEALKSKIDQVPRLRSRVRHPIVVFDPIKEIDIAAYYRSAAGLTLDLKTANLLSKRARGGFRTVANEARALVNIANASGLSTITEEMINRLG, from the coding sequence ATGGCACTAAAAGAAGTTTTAAACTTTAACAATCTATCCCACGGAGATGCTGCACGCATTACAGGGCTTAACCGCTCCACTGTTTCGCGTATCGCTTCAAAAGATTATCCTAATTGGAAAGAAAAGGAAAGCGAAATCTTAAGCCTTCTTAAAGAAGCAGGCTATAATACAGAAAACATCGAAGAAGAAAAAATGGGTATCAGCCTTGACTTTGAAGCAGTTGTTATGACTCCTTCTGTTTCAGCTTACAAAAACCTTGCTTCACGCTTAGCTGATCCTGAAGGTTCTCTTTCTTCAAGTCTAGGTATGGTCATAGGAACAGCTGAGAGAGGAAAAACCTTTACCTCAAAATGGTTTGTTTCCGAAAACTCAAACGCTGTCTACATCCTTTACATTGACGGCTCTTCCATTACCCAGCTTCTGCGCGACATCTGCTATGAAGTGGCTAATACCCGTCCTCATTCAATGAGTAAGTGTATCACTGTTTTAGAGCAATCCTGCCTTTATCAGAGGCATCTTATAATCATTGATGAAGCCGATAAATGCCCTGTCAAACATCTTGAAACTTTACGAGGAATAAACGAACGCTGTAATCTTCCCTTTCTCTTTGTGGGAGAAGAGGCTTTAAAAAGTAAAATCGATCAGGTTCCTCGTCTTCGCTCGCGAGTGCGTCATCCTATTGTAGTCTTTGACCCAATAAAGGAAATTGACATTGCAGCTTATTATCGCTCGGCCGCAGGACTAACACTTGATCTTAAAACTGCAAACCTCTTATCAAAAAGAGCCCGAGGTGGTTTTCGTACGGTTGCAAACGAAGCAAGAGCCTTGGTCAACATAGCCAATGCTTCGGGGCTTTCTACCATCACCGAAGAGATGATAAATAGGTTAGGTTAA
- a CDS encoding S41 family peptidase produces the protein MKKKRLIIYILQFAFIFAFFTTTVFMSKKKDGSLRFVSFQKMRADYEFFWNFIYEGYPFTEVCERQGADLKKIKNEGYIELRNIKNQKEYYTFYDKLCKKITSDKKTGHLFPIHYKDYSDSLSSQGSYDVLNDKNKIIDKFYMEWQKRDGKIYHKNKSYAEKKIILENKIAYIKIHSFSTFTYEQQKLYEDEINNFLMETAGYEHIIIDITSNRGGSIDNCKLIIGPNLTDNKQVVFYGLYNENKYTKPYLDHIFKKINIEKININDIPNIENSNTIKNDKAYMRRDSISWQYLNGYKPCKIKKFWLLIGKLSYSASDRLAYMCKQSGFATLIGENTGGAGVNAYWPMHIFLPNSGLLILFDFTYGLNSEGYCADEFGNFPDIYNQPGKDALETCLEEIKRLEENINNVELYRNINSKKN, from the coding sequence ATGAAAAAGAAAAGGTTAATAATCTACATTCTACAATTTGCTTTTATTTTTGCTTTCTTTACTACAACTGTTTTTATGTCAAAAAAGAAAGACGGGTCGTTGCGGTTTGTTTCTTTTCAAAAAATGAGGGCTGATTACGAGTTCTTTTGGAATTTTATTTATGAGGGCTATCCTTTTACAGAGGTCTGCGAAAGACAGGGGGCCGATTTAAAAAAAATAAAAAATGAAGGATATATAGAACTAAGAAATATTAAAAATCAAAAAGAATATTATACTTTTTACGATAAATTATGTAAGAAGATAACATCAGATAAAAAAACGGGACACTTGTTTCCAATCCACTATAAAGATTATTCGGATAGTTTAAGCAGTCAGGGCTCGTATGATGTTTTAAATGATAAGAATAAAATTATAGATAAATTTTATATGGAATGGCAGAAAAGGGATGGGAAGATTTATCATAAAAATAAATCATATGCTGAAAAGAAAATAATTTTAGAAAATAAAATTGCTTATATTAAAATACATTCTTTTTCTACATTTACATATGAACAGCAAAAATTATACGAAGATGAAATTAACAATTTTTTAATGGAAACAGCAGGTTATGAGCATATTATAATAGATATTACCTCCAATCGAGGCGGTTCTATCGATAATTGTAAGCTTATAATCGGCCCAAATCTTACCGATAATAAACAGGTTGTTTTTTACGGTTTATACAATGAAAATAAATATACAAAGCCGTATTTGGATCATATATTCAAAAAAATCAATATAGAAAAAATAAATATAAATGATATACCTAATATTGAAAATTCCAATACTATTAAAAACGATAAAGCCTATATGCGAAGAGACTCTATTTCATGGCAGTATTTGAATGGGTATAAGCCTTGTAAAATTAAAAAATTTTGGCTTTTGATAGGAAAACTATCTTATTCTGCTTCAGATCGGCTTGCCTATATGTGCAAACAAAGCGGTTTTGCAACATTGATAGGTGAAAATACCGGAGGGGCCGGAGTAAATGCTTATTGGCCTATGCATATTTTTTTGCCTAATAGCGGTTTATTGATCTTATTTGATTTTACCTATGGACTTAATTCTGAAGGTTACTGTGCAGACGAATTCGGTAACTTTCCCGATATCTATAATCAGCCCGGTAAGGATGCACTTGAAACTTGTTTAGAGGAAATCAAAAGATTGGAAGAAAATATAAATAATGTTGAGTTATATAGGAATATCAATTCTAAAAAAAATTGA